GCACTAATCGGACCGCTAGCCTGGTACTTGAGTGTGTACATCACGAGCAGATGGATCGAGGCGAACGCCAGCCGTGTCCAGCAGCAGCCCTGCGTCACAGTTCGGCCCCAACGAGTGGTTGATCGAGGAGATGTACGAGCAGTACCTCCAAGATCCCGCGTCGGTGGACTCCGCGTGGCACGAGTTCTTCGCCGACTACAAGCCGGGGCAGGCGACCTCGGTTTCGGTAGCCGCTGACAACTCCGCAGCCGCGTCCGGAGCCGGGTCGACCGCGACGACGACGGTGTCGGGAACTACGACTGCGACGGCCACGCGCAGCGAGGGCAACGGGCAGGCTCGCCCGGCCGCCGCCGCGCAGGCCGCGCCGAAGCCGGCCAAGGCGGCCGAGCCGAAGCCCTCCCCGCAGCAGGCCGCGAAGGCCGCTCCGGTGAAGAGCTCGGGCACCGGCGAGGAGGCTAAGCCGCTGCGCGGCGCGTCCGCGGCGATCGCCAAGAACATGGAGCAGTCGCTGACGGTGCCGACCGCCACGAGCGTGCGCGCGGTGCCGGCGAAGCTGCTGTTCGACAACCGCATCGTGATCAACAATCACCTGAAGCGGAACAAGGGCGGCAAGGTCTCGTTCACCCACCTCATCGGCTACGCGCTGGTGCGGGCGATGCGGGACTTCCCGAACATGAACCGCCACTACGGGGAGGACGCCAAGGGCAAGCCCGCGGCGATCACCCCGGAGCACGTGAACCTCGGTCTCGCGATCGACCAGCCCGGCAAGGACGGGTCGCGCAACCTCGTCGTGGCCTCCATCAAGGGCTGCGAAGAGATGACCTTCCAGCAGTTCTGGCAGGCCTACGAGGAGATCATCCGCAAGGCCCGCACCGGTGGGCTGACCGCGGACGACTTCTCCGGCACCACGTTCTCGCTGACCAACCCGGGCCCGTCGGGCACGAACCACTCGGTGCCGCGGCTGACCAAGGGCCAGTCCGCGATCATCGGCGTCGGGGCGATGGACTACCCGGCGGAGTTCCAGGGCGCCTCCGAGCGGGCCCTGGTCGAGATGGGCATCAGCAAGATCGTCACGCTGACCTCCACCTACGACCACCGGGTCATCCAGGGCGCGGAGTCCGGCGACTTCCTGCGCAAGGTGCACCAGCTGCTGCTGGGCGAGGACGGGTTCTTCGACGACATCTTCTCGTCGCTGCGCATCCCGTACGAGCCGATCCGCTGGACCCAGGACATCCCGGAAGGCGCCGTCGACAAGACCGCGCGCGTCCTGGAGCTGATCGACGCCTACCGCACCCGCGGTCACCTGATGGCCGACATCGACCCGCTGAACTACCGGCAGCGCAGGCACGAGGACCTCGACGTCCTCTCGCACAGCCTCACGCTGTGGGACCTGGACCGGGAGTTCGCCGTCGGCGGCTTCGCGGGCAAGGAGCGCATGACGCTGCGCGACGTGCTCGGCGTGCTGCGCGACTCGTACTGCCGCACCGTCGGCGTCGAGTACATGCACATCCTCGAACCCGACGAGCGCGACTGGCTGCAGAACCGGGTCGAGAAGCCGCACGAGAAGCCGGAGCAGTCCGAGCAGAAGTACATCCTCTCGAAGCTCAACGCCGCCGAGGCGTTCGAGACGTTCCTGCAGACCAAGTACGTCGGGCAGAAGCGCTTCTCGCTGGAGGGCGCCGAGACGGTCGTGCCGCTGCTGGACGCGGTGCTCGACTCGTCGGCCGCGGCCGACCTCGACGAGGTCGTCATCGGCATGCCGCACCGCGGTCGCCTCAACGTGCTGGCCAACATCGTCGGCAAGCCGATCTCGCAGATCTTCCGCGAGTTCGAGGGCAACCTGGACCCGGGCCAGGCGCACGGGTCCGGTGACGTCAAGTACCACTTGGGCGCGGAGGGCAAGTACTTCCGCATGTTCGGCGACGGCGAGACCAAGGTGTCGCTGACCTCGAACCCCTCCCACCTGGAGGCCGTGGACCCGGTGCTGGAAGGCATCGTCCGCGCCAAGCAGGACATCCTGGACAAGGGCCAGGAAGGCTTCACGGTGCTGCCGGTGCTGATGCACGGCGACGCCGCGTTCGCCGGGCAGGGCGTGGTCGCCGAGACGCTGAACCTGTCGCTGCTGCGCGGTTACCGCACCGGCGGCACCGTGCACGTGATCGTGAACAACCAGGTCGGCTACACCACCGCCCCGGAGCACTCGCGGTCGAGCAAGTACTCCACCGACGTGGCGAAGATGATCGGTTCGCCGGTCTTCCACGTCAACGGCGACGACCCCGAGGCGTGCGTCTGGGTCGCGAAGCTGGCCGTGGAGTACCGCCAGCGGTTCGGCAAGGACGTCGTGATCGACATGGTGTGCTACCGCCGCCGCGGGCACAACGAGGGCGACGACCCGTCGATGACGCAGCCCGCGATGTACGACGCCATCGACAAGATGCGCAGCGTCCGCAAGACCTACACCGAGTCCCTGATCGGCCGCGGTGACATCACCGTCGAAGAGGCCGAGAAGGCGCTCAAGGACTACGCCAGCCAGCTCGAGCACGTCTTCAACGAGGTCCGCGAGCTGGAGAAGCACCCGCCGGAGCCGAGCCCGTCGGTGGAGTCCGAGCAGGTCGTGCCGACGAAGCTGATCACCGCGATCTCCCCGGAGACGCTGGAGCACATCGCCGACGCGCACGTGAACCTGCCCGAGGGCTTCACCCCGCACTCGCGGGTCAAGCCGGTGCTGGAACGCCGCGCGAAGATGGCCCGCGAAGGCGAGATCGACTGGGGCTTCGGCGAACTGCTCGCGTTCGGCTCGCTCGCCATGGAAGGCCGACCGGTGCGGCTGACCGGGCAGGACAGCCGGCGCGGCACGTTCGGCCAGCGGCACTCCGTGCTCATCGACCGCAAGACCGGGTCGGAGTACACCCCGCTGCTGAACCTCGCCGAGGACCAGGCGAAGTTCCTCGCCTACGACTCGGCGCTGTCCGAGTTCGCCGCGATGGGCTTCGAGTACGGCTACTCCGTCGCCAACCCCGACGCCCTCGTGGCGTGGGAGGCGCAGTTCGGCGACTTCTTCAACGGCGCCCAGTCGATCATCGACGAGTTCATCTCGTCCGGTGAGGCCAAGTGGGGCCAGCGCTCCGACGTGGTGCTGCTGCTGCCGCACGGCCACGAGGGCCAGGGCCCGGACCACAGCTCGGCGCGCATCGAGCGTTGGCTGCAGCTGTGCGCCGAGGGCTCCATGACGGTGGCGCTGCCGTCGACCCCGGCGAACCACTTCCACCTGCTGCGCAGGCACTCGCTCGACGGCATCCACCGTCCGCTGATCGTCTTCACACCGAAGTCGATGCTGCGGATGAAGGCCGCGACGAGCTCGGTCGCCGACTTCACCGAGGGCAAGTTCACCTCGGTCATCGACGACCCGTCGCAGCCGGACCCGTCGGCGGTGCGCCGGATCGTGTTCTGCTCCGGCAAGCTCTACTACGAGCTGGCCGCCGAGAAGGAGAAGCAGGGCCACACCGACACGGCCGTGGTGCGGCTGGAGCAGCTGTACCCGCTGCCGCACCGCAAGCTCGGCGCGGTGCTGGAGCGCTACCCCAACGCCACCGACGTCCGGTGGGCGCAGGAGGAGCCGGCGAACCAGGGTCCGTGGCCGTTCCTCGGCCTGGCGCTGCCGGAGCTGTTCCCAGAGCGGCTGCAGGGCCTCAAGCGCGTGTCGCGGCGCCCGATGGCCGCCCCGGCCACCGGCCTGAAGGCCGTCCACGACGTCGAGCAGGCCGAGGTCGTGCAGAACGCCTTCAACTGATCTCGTCGTAGATCGCGGGCCGTCGGTTCCTCCGGGAACCGGCGGCCCGCTTTCGCGTTCAGGGGTGGTGGGAGGAAGGGAACCTTCCTGTCATCGGTGACAGTAAAGTTCCCTTGCTGTCAGGGTCCGGCGGCGTGGGCCGTCGGCGAACGCATGGAGGAGGAAGCGGTGTACTTCACCGACCGTGGCATCGAAGAGCTCGAGGAGCGTCGCGGTGATGACGAGGTGACCTTGGCTTGGCTCGCCGACCGGATGCGGGTCTTCGTCGACCTCAACCCGGCTTTCGAGGACGCCACGGAGCGCCTCGCGACCTTCCTGGCCCGCGACGACACCGACGAGGACTGACCACTCCCCCGCCGCACCGACCCCAGCGACTCCCTCGATCCTCGATGCGAGGAAGGGAACCTTCCTGTCACGGGTGGCAGAAAGGTTCCCTTCCTCGCCTCCGCGCGACGGCGAGACACCGTGCGGGTTTTCCGAGGAGGCGATCTTCTCTCCCCGGTGACAGGAAGGTTCCCTTCGCCGCAGCATGACAGAAAGGCGACCTTCCTCGCGCCGGTGACAGAAAGGTTCCCTTCCTCGCCTCCGTGACAGAAAGGTTCCCTTCCTCGCCTCCGTGACAGGAAGGTTCCCTTCCTCGCCTCCGTGACAGGAAGGTTCCCTTCCTCGCCGTGCCCCGGGGGTCACCGCGTGCGGGTGCCTGCTCGCCACACGGCGTGGGTGAGGGGGACGCCCGGCCGGTAGGCCAGCCAGGAGGTGCTCGGCGCGTCGAGCACGTGCACGTCGGCGCGCGCGCCGGGGCGCAGCACGCCGACGGCCCCGTCGCCGGTGTCGCGCCGCAGCGCCCGCGCGCCGCCGAGGGTGGCGGCGCGGATCGCTTCGGGCACGGTCATCCGCATCTGCAGCACGGCGGTCGTGACGCAGAACGCCATGGACGACGTGTAGGAGGAGCCGGGGTTGCAGTTGGAGGCGAGCGCCACGGTGGCGCCGGCGTCGAGCAGTTCCCGGGCGGGCGGCAGCGGTTGCCGGGTGGAGAGGTCGCACGCGGGCAGCAGGGTGGCGACGGTGCCGGATCCGGCGAGGGCGGCGATGTCGTCGGGTTCGAGGTGCGTGCAGTGGTCGACGCTGGCGGCGCCGAGTTCCACCGCGAGCCGCACTCCGGGGCCGGGTCCGAGCTGGTTGCCGTGCACGCGCAGGCCGAGTCCGCGGTCGGCCGCGGCGCGCAGCACCCGCCGGGATTGCTCGGCGTCGAACGCGCCGCGTTCGCAGAACACGTCGCACCAGCCGACGTGGTCGGCGACGGCGTCGAGCATGTCGCCGCTGACCAGGTCGACGTAGTCGTCGGCGTCTTGGCCGGGTGGCACGAGGTGCGCGCCGAGGAAGGTGACCTCGTCGACTTCGGCGGCGGCGATCCGGGCTGCGCGGAGTTCGTCGGCGACGGTGAGCCCGTAGCCGGTTTTCGTCTCCAGGCAGGTGGTGCCGTGCGCGGTGGCTTCGGCGACGTGGCGGCGAAGGGTCGCGGTGAGCTCGTCGTCGGCGGCGGCGCGGGTGGCGTCGACGGTGACGGCGATGCCGCCGGCGGCGTAGGGCTCGCCGTTCATGCGGGCGGTGAATTCTGCGGTGCGGTCGCCTGCGAACAGCAGGTGGGTGTGGCTGTCGACCCAGCCGGGCAGCACGGCCCGTCCTGCGACGTCGATGGCGTGGTCTGCGGCGGGCGCCGCCGCGGCCGGCCCGGCCCAGACGATCCGATCGCCGTCGAGGACGAGTGCGGCGTCGGTGAGGTCGCCGAGTTCGTCGTCGTTCGTCGTCAGCTCACCGATCCCGGTGATAGCAGTGGATGTCATCGCTCACCCGTCCTCAACGCTTGATCTTGCTTGGTGCACGCGATCGTCGGTGCCGTCACAGGAGTTCGTCGACGAGCCGCCGGAGTCGTCGTCCGGGGTCGGGGACGTGTTCGTGCTCGCCGTCGCGCACGATGCCGCGGCCGTTCGCGATGACGTGCCGGACGTCGTCGGCGCGGGCCACCGCGGGCACCGCTTCGAGGGGCACGGCCGCGAGCCGCGGGCCGTCGAGCGCGACGGCGACGAGGTCCGCGCGGTGTCCGGGGGCGATGCGTCCGGCGTCGAGCCAGCCGAGTGCGCGGTGCCCGGTGGTGGTCGCCATCTCCAGCAGCCGTTCGGCGCCGAAGTGCCCGCGCCGTTCGGTGTTCAGCCGCTGCCCGGCTTCGACGGCGTGGGCTTCGGCGAGCACGTCGATGGTGGAGTGCCCGTCGCTGCCGAGCGACAGCGGGCTGCCCGCGGCGTCCAGTTGGAGGGCGGGGCCGATGCCGTCGCCGAGGTCGGCTTCGGTCGTGGGGCACAGGCAGGTTCCGGTGCCGCTGCCGCCGAGCAGCCGGAGGTCGTCGTCGGTGAGGTGGGTGGCGTGCACGGCGGTGGTGTTCGCGCCGAGCGCTCCCGCGTCGGCGAGCAGTCGAGCCGGGGTGCGGCCGTGCGCGGCGAGGCACGCCTCGTTCTCCTTGCGCTGTTCGGAGAGGTGGACGTGCAGCGGCGTGCCGTAGCGGTGCGCCCAGGCGGCGACGTCGGCGATCTGCTCGGCGGGCACCGCGCGCACCGAGTGCACCGCGGCGCCGAGCCGCACTCGCGCGCAGTCGACGGTGAACCGGTCGGCCCGGTCGGCCCAGGCCCGCGCGTCCCCGTCGGAGAACCGCTGCTGCACTCCTTCGACCGGGGTGTCGAATCCGCTGGTCAGGTAGCACGTGTCGAGCAGGGTGAGGCGGATTCCGGCGTCGTGGGCGGCTTGGGCGAGCGCCGCGCTCATCTCGTTCGGGTCGTCGTAGCGTCCGCCGCCCGGCGGGTGGTGCAGGTAGTGGAACTCGCCGACGCAGGTGATGCCGGCCAGCGCCATCTCGGTGTAGACGGCGGTGGCGAGCCGCCGGTAGGTGTCGGGGTCGAGCGCGCCCGCGACGGCGTACATCTGCTCGCGCCAGGTCCAGAAGGTGCCGCCGCCGGTGGCCCTGCCGCGCAGCGCGCGGTGGAAGGCGTGGGAGTGCGCGTTGGCGAGGCCGGGCAGCACGAGTCCGGGCAGCCGGGTCGCGCCGGGTGGCGGCGTCTCCGCGGTGGTCACGGCGGTGATGGCGGTGCCGTCGGTCTCCACGAGCACCCCGGTTCGGGGGCCGTCGTCCAGCCAGGCGTGTTCGCACCAGTACTTCATGCGGCCCACCTCCGGAGCACGTCGGCCAGCGCGGAGCCGCCCGCGTCGCAGTCGCCGGGTTCGGCGTGTTCGTCGGGCGCGTGGCTGATTCCGGTGGGATTGCGGACGAACAGCATCGAGGCGGGCACCTGCGCGGAGAGCACGCCCGCGTCGTGCCCGGCTCCGGTGGCCAGCGCGGGCGCATCGCCGAGCGAGGCGCACAGCTCGTCGCGCAACGCCGGGTCGAAGTGCACGGTGCCGCTGTAGGACTCCTCGGTCACCTCTAGTTCGCACCCTTCGTCGTGGGCGAATTCCGCGGCCCGCTCGGACAGTTCCGCGACGAGCGACCGGGTGGCGTCGGCCGCGGGCGCCCGCGCGTCCAGCCACATGTCCACTGTGGACGCGATGACGTTGGTGCCGCCCGGGTTGGGCACGAGCCTGCCCACGGTGGCGCGGGCCTGGTCGTGCGCGGCGGCGGTCTCCCTGGCGGCGAGCACCGCGCGGGCCGCGGGCAGCATCGGGTCGCGGCGGTCGGCGAGCAACGTGGCTCCGGCGTGGTTTCCCTGGCCGCGGAAGCGGAATCGCCACCGGCCGTGGGCGAGGATCGAGGAGGCGACGGCCACCGGCCGGTCCAGGTCCACCAGGCCCCGGCCCTGTTCCACGTGCAGTTCCACGAAGCGCCCGATGCGCCGCAGCGCCGCCTCGTCCGCGCCCGCGTGCTCCGGGTCGCCGCCCGCTCCGCGCAGCGCTTCGGCGAAGGTGACGCCGTCCGGGTCGCGCAGCGCGTTCGCCGCGTCCCGCGTGATCGTCCCGCTGAGCAGCCGCGATCCGAGGCACGGCACCCCGAACCGGCCGCCTTCCTCCTCGGCGAACACCACGATCGCGATGGGGCGCCGGGGCTGGAATCCGGTGGCGCGCAACGATTCCACGGCGCTGAGCGCGGCGGCGACACCGAGCGGGCCGTCGAACGCGCCACCACCCGGCACCGAGTCGAGGTGGCTGCCGGTCACGATGGCCTGATCGCCCGGTTCACCCCACCACGCCCACAGGTTCGCGTTGCGGTCGGTGTGCACGTCGAGTCCGCGCGCCCGCGCCTGCTCGGTGAACCACTCGCGCAGTTCCCGCTCACCGCCGTCGAACACGTGCCGCGAGTAGCCGCCGCGTCGCCGGTCCCGCCCCACTTGGTCGATCTGCGCCAGCAGCGCACTGGTGCTCATCGGTTCTCCTCCCGCACGACTAAGAAGTCCTTTCAGAATGACCTGCGTAGCTGGTCGCTCAGCGGAACCTCAGCGGCTTCCTCGCTGCCCTCTGCCAGCGTGATCGCGATTTCTCATGCATGTCCGTACACAGCGAAATCGCTGTCCTCGCGAGGAAGCCGCTGAGAACCCGCCGGTGGTCACCTTGCTCAAGCCGGTCACTGCTCAGCGGCTCCGCAGCTGACAAGGCACCGATCGAAAGATCATTCTGAAAGGCCCCCTACCGTCGACCGCCTGCTGTTGTCGCCCTGCTCGGGGCAGGTGCCCCGCCCGGTGGCCGCGACCGCCGGGCTTCGCGGCGAACCGGCCGTTCCCTCGCGCGGGCGGCGATCCCGTCGTGAGCCGGGAAGAACGTCCCCACAACGAGGGGGTTCCGCCCGTCAGGTCGGAATGCGCAGGCCGCGCTCCGCGGCGACGGTGCGGGCCCGGTCGTAGCCGGCGTCGGCGTGGCGCAGCACCCCGGTGCCGGGGTCGTTGGTGAGCACCCGCTCCAGCTTGGCCGCGGCCAGTTCGGTGCCGTCGGCGACCGTGACCTGCCCGGCGTGCAGCGACCGCCCCATGCCGACTCCCCCGCCCTGGTGCACCGACACCCAGGTGGCCCCGGAGGAGGTGTTGACCAGCGCGTTGAGCAGCGGCCAGTCCGCCACCGCGTCGGAACCGTCGGCCATCCCCTCGGTCTCCCGGTACGGCGAGGCGACCGAGCCGCTGTCGAGGTGGTCGCGCCCCAGCACCAGCGGCGCCGACACCTCGCCGGAGGCGACGAGCTCGTTGAACCGCAGGCCCGCGCGGTGCCGTTCGCCGTAGCCGAGCCAGCAGATCCGCGACGGCAGCCCTTGGAAGGACACCTTCTCCCCTGCCATCCGGATCCAGCGGGCCAAGTGCTCGTCCTCGCCGAACTCCTCGAGGATCGCCCGGTCGGTCACCGCGATGTCCTTCGGGTCGCCCGACAGCGCCGCCCACCGGAACGGTCCTTTGCCCTCGCAGAACAGCGGGCGCAGGTAGGCGGGCACGAAGCCCGGGTAGTCGAAGGCCCGCGCGTAGCCCGCTTCGGCGGCCTCGCCGCGCAGCGAGTTGCCGTAGTCGAAGACTTCGGCGCCGGCGTCGAGGAATCCGACCATGGCTTCGACGTGCTCGGCGATGGAGTCGCGGGCGCGGGCGGTGAACTCGTCGGGCTTCTTGTCCGCGTAGTCCGCCCAGTCCTCGACGTCCACGCCGCGCGGCAGGTACGACAGCGGGTCGTGCGCGGAGGTCTGGTCGGTGACGATGTCGGCGGGCAGGCCGCGGCGCAGCAGTTCGGGCAGCACTTCGCAGGCGTTGCCGATGACGCCGATCGACACGGCCCGCCGCTGCTGCTTCGCCGCGACGGCCTGTTCGATCGCCTCGTCGAGGTTCTCGGCGAGCACGTCGAGGTAGCCGTGGCGCACGCGCCGCCGCGCCCGCTCCGGGTCGCACTCGACGACGAGCGCGGCACCTTCGTTCATGGTCACCGCCAGCGGCTGGGCGCCGCCCATGCCGCCGAGCCCGGCGGTCAGCGTCAGGGTGCCCGCGAGGGTCCCGCCGAAGCGCTTCGCGGCGACGGCGCCGAACGTCTCGTAGGTGCCCTGCAGGATGCCCTGGGTGCCGATGTAGATCCACGATCCGGCGGTCATCTGCCCGTACATCATGAGTCCGAGCGCGTCGAGCTTGCGGTATTCGGGCCAGCTCGCCCAGTTGCCCACCAGGTTCGAGTTCGCCAGCAGCACTCGCGGCGCCCACTCGTGGGTGCGCAGCACGCCGACGGGTTTGCCGGACTGCACCAGCAACGTCTCGTCCTCGGCGAGGGCGGTCAGTTCGGCGACGATGGCGTCGTAGCTGGCCCAGTTGCGGGCGGCGCGGCCGGTGCCGCCGTAGACGACGAGGTCTTCGGGCCGCTCGGCGACCTCCGGGTCGAGGTTGTTCTGCAGCATCCGCAGCGGGGCCTCGGTGCTCCAGGAACGTGCGGTCAACGTGGTGCCGCGCGCGGCGCGCACGGGACGGGCTCCGGCACTCATGACTGGCCTCCCAGGTGGTCTTGCACGGTGGAGTTCACGGCACCGGAGCGCAGCAGCGCCTCGGTTTCGGCGATCTGCGGCGCCAGGTGGGCGTCGGGGCCCGGTCCGGCGACGCGGGTGCGCAGCAGGTCCCGCACCGCGCCGGTGGCGGGCGCGGGCGTGAGCGGGGCGCGCAGGTCGAGGGCGCGGGCCGCGGTGAGCAGTTCCACCGCGAGCACGGTGCGCAGCCCGTCCACGGCGCGGCGCAGCTTGCGGGCCGCCGCCCAGCCCATCGACACGTGGTCCTCCTGCATCGCGCTGGTGGGGATGGAGTCCACGGAGGCGGGCGCGGCGAGGCGCTTGAGCTCGGCGACGACCCCGGCCTGGGTGTAGTGCGCGATCATGTGCCCGGAGTCCACGCCGGGGTCGTCGGCGAGGAACGCGGGCAGCCCGTGCGAGCGCGCCACGTCGAGCATCCGGTCGGTGCGGCGCTCGGCCATGCTCGCCACGTCGGCCAGCGGGATCGCCAGGTAGTCCAGGGCGTGCGCCAGCGGTGCGCCGTGGAAGTTGCCGTTGGATTCGACGCGGCCGTCGTCGAGCACCACGGGGTTGTCGATGGCCGCGGCGAGTTCCCGTTCGGCCACCATCTCGGCGAACGCGACCGTGTCGCCCGCCGATCCGTGCACCTGCGGGGCGCAGCGCAGCGAGTACGCGTCCTGCACCCGGGTGCAGTCGGGGCCGCGGTGGCTGGCGACGATGCCGGATCCGGCCAGCAGCCGGTGGATCCGGGCCGCCGACCGTGCCTGGCCGGGGTGCGGGCGCAGCGCCTGCAGGTCTGCGGCGAAGACGCGGTCGGTGCCCAGCAGCGCTTCCACGCTCATCGCCGCGGTGAGGTCGGCGATCTCCAGCAGGCCGGTCAGGTCGTGCAGGGCCAGCACCAGCATGCCGAGCATGCCGTCGGTGCCGTTGGTCAGCGACAGCCCTTCCTTCTCGGCGAGCACGATCGGTTCGATACCCGCCTCGGCGAGGGCTTGCGCGGCGGGGCGCGTCGAACCCGCCGGGTCGAGGACGTCGCCTTCACCGGTGAGGGCGAGCGCGACGGCGGCCAGCGGTGCCAGGTCGCCGGAGCAGCCCAGCGATCCGTATTCGTGCACGACGGGCACGATCCCGGCGTTGAGCATCGCGGCGAGCGCGCGGGCGGTGTCGAGGCGGGCGCCGGTGCGCCCGGTGGAGATCGTGCGCAGCCGCAGCAGCATCAGGGCGCGCACCACTTCGGGTTCGACGGCGGAGCCCGCGCCCGCCGCGTGCGAGCGCACGAACGACTGCTGCAGCGCCGCGCGCCGCTCCGCGGGGATGTGGCGCACCGCGAGCGCGCCGAATCCGGTGGAGACCCCGTAGGTGGGTTGTTCGGCGGCGGCGAGCGCGTCGATGTGCTTGCGGGTGGCGTCGATGTCGCGTTCGGTGGCCGCGTCCAGTTCCACCGTCGCCCCGCCGCGGGCGATGTCGACGACCTGCCGCCCCGTCAGCGCCCCCGACTCGATCTTGTGCACCTGAGCCTGTTGCATTCCTCCATGCCACACGTGCGCGGCGCGGCGCAGAAGCCCGGTTAGAGTGGTTCTGTCTGAGATACCAGACAGCGGGGTGCGGCATGGGAGACAGCAGCGAGGTACCCGCGCTGCGGCGCGGGCTGGCGATCTTGACGGCGATGGGCGGCCGGGCCGGACCGGTGTCGGCGGCGACCTTGGCCCGCGAGCTGGACCTGCCGCGTTCGACGACCTACCACCTGCTCGCGGAGCTCACCGCCGCCGGTTTCGCGGTGCGGCTGCCCGAGGAGCGCCGGTACGCGCTGGGCGTGGCGGCGTTCGAGCTCGGTTCCGCCTACCTGCGCCACGATCCGCTGGAGCGCCTCGCGGGCCCGGTGCTGCGCAGGCTCGTCGACGAGGTGGATTGCACGGCGCACCTCGGCGTGCTGCACGGCGGCGAACTGCTGTACCTGATCAAGGAACGTCCGTCGCGTCCGCAGACGCTGGTCACCGACGTCGGGGTGCGGCTGCCCGCGCACCTGACCGCGTCGGGGCGGGCGATGCTGGCGCACCTGCCCGCCGCGCAGGTGCGCGCGTCGTTCCCGGCCGGGTTCGCGCGCCGCACGGGGCGCGGCCCGCGCACGTTGCCGGAACTGCGGCGCACCCTGGCCGCGGAGCGCCGCCTGGGCTGGGCGGTGGAGGACGGGCACGTGACCGGCGAGTTCGCCTCGGTGGCCTGCCCCGTGTTCGGCCCGGACCAGTGGCCGTCGGCGGCGATCAGCCTCACGTTCCGCCACGTGTGCGAGCCGGGCGGCCGTGCGGACTGCGGTTCGACCTGGCCGCACCTGGCCGCGGAGGTGCGCCGGGCCGCCGACGATCTGAGCGGTCGAATCGGCGGGCGCCGCTGAATTCGCCGGTCGAATCACGAACTCGCGGTGTCACCGGCGCCCGTCGTCCGGGAAGGGCGCGCGCAGCGATGTGCCCGGCCCCCTTCGAAAAGGGGACCGGGCACTTCTTTCCCGCGGCGGAAAGTTCGGGCTGTCAGCCCTCGTTGCCGACACCGGTCTCGGAGTCGGAGTCACCACCGTTGCCACCGTCGGCGGCGGTGCACGTGCCCTCACCCAGAATGCCGATGCCGCAGAGCAGGTTGAGGCCGGTGCCCCCGGAACCGCCGGAACCGCCGTCACCGGACTCGCTGGTGATCGACGGCTTGTCGTCGTCTCCGCCGGCGAACGCCGCGGTGGATCCGGCGCCGAGCAGGGCCACGGCGACGGCGGTCGCACCAAGGAGGCGAGTAGAAGTGCGCATGCGAGTTTCCCCTCGTTGTTGCTGAATCGGATTCAACCGATTCCCGGCGAAGTCCGCGGAACGAACCTCTCGGTGATCGGCGAAAGAACCATCGCACCGATACCGGACTCCAGCAGCTCGGGTAGCGCTAAAGTGGGTTTCGAATGCCCCGTTGGTGCCATTTTCACGCTGCGTCGATCCGCGGCTCGATGACTGGGAGAAGACCGGGGAGTTCGCGATGACACCCCGACGCATTCCTGAATAATCCGAATTCATTCGCCGCTGATTCGTCGGCTCCACCTCGCCGATCCCCTCCCGTGAAATGGATGCGCACAGCGATGTGCCCGGCCCCCTCCAGGAAGGGGGCCGGGCACTTCTTTCCCGCGGCGGAAAGTTCGGGCTGTCAGCCCTCGGTGTTGCCGACGCCGGTCTCGGAGTCGGAGTCGCCACCGCTGCCGCCGTTGGCTGCGTCGCACGAGCCCGAGCCCAGAACGCCGATGCCGCAGATCAGGTTGAGGCCGATGCCGCCACTGCCACCGTTGCCGCCGTCGCCGGACTCGCTGGTGATCTCCGGGTCGTCGTGCCCGCCGGCGAACGCCGCGGTGGATCCGGCGCCGAGCAGGGCCACGGCGGCGACGGTCGCACCAAGGAGGCGAGTAGAAGTACGCATGCGAG
This window of the Saccharopolyspora gloriosae genome carries:
- a CDS encoding allantoate amidohydrolase; translated protein: MSTSALLAQIDQVGRDRRRGGYSRHVFDGGERELREWFTEQARARGLDVHTDRNANLWAWWGEPGDQAIVTGSHLDSVPGGGAFDGPLGVAAALSAVESLRATGFQPRRPIAIVVFAEEEGGRFGVPCLGSRLLSGTITRDAANALRDPDGVTFAEALRGAGGDPEHAGADEAALRRIGRFVELHVEQGRGLVDLDRPVAVASSILAHGRWRFRFRGQGNHAGATLLADRRDPMLPAARAVLAARETAAAHDQARATVGRLVPNPGGTNVIASTVDMWLDARAPAADATRSLVAELSERAAEFAHDEGCELEVTEESYSGTVHFDPALRDELCASLGDAPALATGAGHDAGVLSAQVPASMLFVRNPTGISHAPDEHAEPGDCDAGGSALADVLRRWAA
- the hutU gene encoding urocanate hydratase, whose product is MSAGARPVRAARGTTLTARSWSTEAPLRMLQNNLDPEVAERPEDLVVYGGTGRAARNWASYDAIVAELTALAEDETLLVQSGKPVGVLRTHEWAPRVLLANSNLVGNWASWPEYRKLDALGLMMYGQMTAGSWIYIGTQGILQGTYETFGAVAAKRFGGTLAGTLTLTAGLGGMGGAQPLAVTMNEGAALVVECDPERARRRVRHGYLDVLAENLDEAIEQAVAAKQQRRAVSIGVIGNACEVLPELLRRGLPADIVTDQTSAHDPLSYLPRGVDVEDWADYADKKPDEFTARARDSIAEHVEAMVGFLDAGAEVFDYGNSLRGEAAEAGYARAFDYPGFVPAYLRPLFCEGKGPFRWAALSGDPKDIAVTDRAILEEFGEDEHLARWIRMAGEKVSFQGLPSRICWLGYGERHRAGLRFNELVASGEVSAPLVLGRDHLDSGSVASPYRETEGMADGSDAVADWPLLNALVNTSSGATWVSVHQGGGVGMGRSLHAGQVTVADGTELAAAKLERVLTNDPGTGVLRHADAGYDRARTVAAERGLRIPT
- the hutH gene encoding histidine ammonia-lyase, with protein sequence MQQAQVHKIESGALTGRQVVDIARGGATVELDAATERDIDATRKHIDALAAAEQPTYGVSTGFGALAVRHIPAERRAALQQSFVRSHAAGAGSAVEPEVVRALMLLRLRTISTGRTGARLDTARALAAMLNAGIVPVVHEYGSLGCSGDLAPLAAVALALTGEGDVLDPAGSTRPAAQALAEAGIEPIVLAEKEGLSLTNGTDGMLGMLVLALHDLTGLLEIADLTAAMSVEALLGTDRVFAADLQALRPHPGQARSAARIHRLLAGSGIVASHRGPDCTRVQDAYSLRCAPQVHGSAGDTVAFAEMVAERELAAAIDNPVVLDDGRVESNGNFHGAPLAHALDYLAIPLADVASMAERRTDRMLDVARSHGLPAFLADDPGVDSGHMIAHYTQAGVVAELKRLAAPASVDSIPTSAMQEDHVSMGWAAARKLRRAVDGLRTVLAVELLTAARALDLRAPLTPAPATGAVRDLLRTRVAGPGPDAHLAPQIAETEALLRSGAVNSTVQDHLGGQS
- a CDS encoding IclR family transcriptional regulator, with the translated sequence MGDSSEVPALRRGLAILTAMGGRAGPVSAATLARELDLPRSTTYHLLAELTAAGFAVRLPEERRYALGVAAFELGSAYLRHDPLERLAGPVLRRLVDEVDCTAHLGVLHGGELLYLIKERPSRPQTLVTDVGVRLPAHLTASGRAMLAHLPAAQVRASFPAGFARRTGRGPRTLPELRRTLAAERRLGWAVEDGHVTGEFASVACPVFGPDQWPSAAISLTFRHVCEPGGRADCGSTWPHLAAEVRRAADDLSGRIGGRR